From Scomber scombrus chromosome 13, fScoSco1.1, whole genome shotgun sequence, a single genomic window includes:
- the slc35a5 gene encoding UDP-sugar transporter protein SLC35A5, with translation MVCCHSCPRLCSRSSAYTLALGLGFVTLGTSRILLLKFSANAENKYDFLPASVNLLAELLKLLFCLVMSFRVIVREGRSCRDLGCSSTSSLLTSLKWAVPAFLYFVDNLIIFYVMTYLQPAMAVLFSNFVILTTAVLFRIVLKRRLSWVQWAALVILFLSIVSLTTGSGGSQHSIAVPGLHSNPLSTPSNSCLLYTQLLDQMRNSSASESWVSSLPGQAWRNTVVQKLRSLGVGHILLFLQCFISAMANIYNEKILKEGDQLTESIFIQNSKLYAFGVIFNSMTLGLGSEARGLTVHCGLLHGHNVYSLGLVLVTAALGLAVAFILKFRDNMFHVLTGQITTVLVTTLSLFLFDFHPSLDFFLQAPIVLLAIFIYNASRPKDLEYSLQQEKLRVINGEVFERSRGDGEELELLTKPNTDSESDEESL, from the exons ATGGTGTGTTGCCATTCCTGCCCCAGGCTGTGCTCCCGCTCGTCGGCCTACACTCTGGCTCTGGGCTTGGGCTTTGTAACTTTGGGGACCAGTCGTATCCTGCTGCTCAAATTCTCTGCCAATGCTG AGAACAAGTATGACTTCCTGCCTGCATCTGTCAATCTACTTGCCGAGCTTCTCAAACTGCTCTTCTGTCTGGTTATGTCATTCAGGGTCATAGTCCGAG AGGGACGATCATGCAGAGATCTGGGgtgctcctccacctcttccctGCTCACTTCCCTGAAGTGGGCTGTCCCTGCTTTCCTCTACTTTGTCGACAACCTCATCATCTTCTATGTCATGACCTACTTGCAGCCT GCCATGGCAGTGCTGTTCTCCAACTTTGTCATCCTGACCACAGCTGTACTCTTCAGAATTGTTCTGAA GAGGCGCTTGTCTTGGGTTCAGTGGGCAGCGTTAGTTATCCTCTTCCTGTCCATCGTTTCCTTGACGACAGGATCAGGGGGCAGCCAACACTCCATAGCTGTGCCAGGTCTCCACTCTAACCCCCTCTCCACCCCCTCCAACTCCTGCCTGTTGTACACACAGCTCCTGGATCAGATGAGGAACAGCAG CGCCAGTGAATCGTGGGTGTCGTCTCTACCCGGGCAGGCATGGAGGAACACTGTAGTACAAAAGCTTCGATCTCTGGGTGTGGGTCACATCCTGCTCTTCCTTCAGTGCTTCATATCGGCCATGGCTAACATCTACAATGAGAAGATCCTCAAAGAAGGAGACCAACTCACTGAGAGTATCTTCATTCAGAACAGTAAACT GTATGCCTTTGGCGTGATATTTAATAGTATGACGCTTGGGCTTGGAAGCGAGGCACGAGGCCTCACCGTCCACTGTGGCCTCCTCCACGGACATAACGTCTACTCCCTGGGTCTGGTGCTGGTCACTG CTGCTCTCGGATTAGCTGTGGCCTTCATCTTAAAATTCAGAGACAACATGTTTCACGTGCTGACGGGCCAGATCACCACTGTTCTGGTTACcaccctctccctcttcctcttcgaCTTCCACCCCTCCCTGGACTTCTTCCTCCAGGCTCCAATCGTCCTGCTCGCCATCTTTATCTACAACGCCAGCCGGCCAAAGGACCTGGAATACAGCCTTCAGCAGGAAAAACTGCGAGTCATCAACGGAGAGGTGTTCGAGAGGTCCAGAGGG GATGGCGAAGAGCTGGAGCTCCTTACAAAGCCAAACACAGACAGTGAATCGGATGAAGAGTCTTTGTAG